GGAACGACTGCTGCGTCCGTTTCAGATGCTCTTCGTGGGTCGCCTCCTCGCGGGAGAGGGTCCGGAAGATCTCCTTCGCCGGGGAGTCTTTCGCTTGCGCGGAGAGCTGTTCGTAGTGGGTGCGGGCGTGCGCCTCGGAGACGATCGCGAAGGTGAGGTAGTCGTCCAGGGACGACGTTTCGGTGAGACCGGCCCCCGCCAGGCGAGCCTTGTGCATCTTCCACGCCTCCGACCGGAAGGCCTTGATGATGTCCACATGGGAGAGGGTCTTCTCCGCGTCCTTGTTCGCTTCCGTGAAGATCTCCACGAGGCGCCCCACGTGCGACTCCTCCATCTCGGCGAGGTACCGCAGCAGACGCGCCGTCTCCTCGTCCTCCACGCGGTTGGCAAGCGTTGTGTACAGGTTCATCGCCTGGATCTCCATGAGGATGCACTGTTCCACGATCCTGTCGAAGCTTTCGGGGGCTTCCGGCATGTCACCTCCTCGCGAAATGTCCCGTCCCTCCGGGGAAGGTCGGGGGGATTTGCGGCGCGCCGGGGAAAGGGGGCATGGAATTTCCCGGCGGCGTGCTACTATAAGAAATCGTCCCGGATATTCTATCGTTACTCCATGCTTGACGGGAGGGGCTTTCGATGCGTTCCGCCGCCCACGCCGATCTTGCGAAGTACGAACGTGCCCTCGACCGGTATTTCCAGGTTCCCGCCTCCGCACGGAAGACCAAGGACAGGGAGAAGATCCTCAAGATCCTCGGGGTGGAAAACACGCACGAGTTCGTCACCATGCACATTCCGCTCTGGGAGGTGAAGATCGACGAACTCCTCGACCCCACGTGCACGGACATGCTTCCGATCAGCATATCGCATTCGTACGTCAACTGGGTCCGGGGAGCGATCCGGCTCATGCCGGGAACCGCCCGGGTCAAGATCTTCTCCTCCAAGCTGAAGGTGACGGGACTTCGGAAGGTGATCCTCCAGCTTCTCTCCCGGATGACCGGGGAAAACCACCACGACTTCGAGGTGACCGACGTCCAGCTCGTGGAGAAGGTGCACAAGGACACGCTCTTCCGGGTGCGCGACGAAAAAGGAAAGGAATATTCCCTCTACCTCTCGCGTTTCGGCTGCCTGGGGGAATACATCCACAGCGGCCTGCCGGGGTTGGTCGGCCTGCCCGTTCTCCCCGTCGTCCATCACGTGACCCCGCAGGGCGAGGAGATCCTCCTGAAGCCGAAGGAGGAAGGGGTGAACATCTATCTGGACGAGGGGGTCACGACCTCCCGGATCCTGCGGGAGTGGACCTGGTGGGTGGACGGGGTGGCGAGGCAGGACGCTTTGGGGGACTGCGTCGGGACGGCCCTGCGGTACGGCCACTACGTGGCGTCTCCGGGGAAGAAGGTGTACGTGATCGACAACATCGAACTGTTCCACCTGGACGACACCGACGTCCGGATCTTCGAGCCGATCCACGATTTCCTCCCCTGGAAGGTGTACCCCGACGACCAGGGGAAGCAGGACGCCCTCCGGGCGAGAATGCAGGCCGACTACGACAATGCGTACCGGGACCAGATGCGGATCATCATCCGGGAATGGGCGGAGATCGAGCGGTACCTCATCCAGATGCGCCGGCACATCCGGACCTACACGGGCGAGGTCTTCGAGAAGGTCCTGGGGAACGTCAAGGCCCGGGTGTTCGGGAAGCGATGAACGGGGGGGCCCTTTCCCCCGCGCCGTTCCGCCGAGGGGTCGGCCGCCTTCTCGCCGCCTCCTCTCTTCTGCTGGCCGCCTGTTCGTCCTTCTTCCAGACGAGCGTGCCGCAACGGGAAGGCTCCCTTTCCGTCCCCGGCCTGGCGGCCCCCGTCGAGATCGCCCGGGACGCGTACGGCATCCCCCACATCACCGCGGCGAACGACCACGACCTCTCCTTCGCGCAGGGGTTCGTCCACGCCCAGGACCGCCTTTTCCCGATGGACCTGGAGAGGAGGCTGGCCCGGGGGGAGCTGGCGGAGATTTTCGGCGAGGAAGCCCTTCCCGCCGACCGGCTCTTCCGGCACCTGGGGTTCGCGGCCCGGGCCCCCGGCCTGTTCGCCTCCCTGCCGGAGAAGTCGAAGGGGATCGTCCGGGCCTACTGCGAGGGAGTGAACGCGGCGATGGAGTCGCTGCGGGCCTGGCCGGTGGAGCTGCGCCTCCTGGACGCGGCTCCGCGAAGGTTCACCCCCGAGGACATCATCGCCATCGGTCTGCTGAAGTCGTTCGGCCTGGCCCAGTGGGGAGAGGAGATCGCGCTCTACCGGGCCGTTCAAAAGCTTTCCCGGGAGATGGCGGAAGACCTGATGCCCCGGGTCCCCCCCGATTCCCCCGTCATCGCTCCGGCGTTCGTCGCCTCGTCGCTTCCCGGAGTTTCGCCGTCGGTTCTCTCCGACGGCCTCGCGTCCCTTTCCCGGACGGTAGGGGATCTCCCCCGCGCGGGAGGCTCCAACGCCTGGGCCGTCTCGGGGGGGAAGAGCGCGACGGGGCGGCCGCTTCTGGCGAACGACCCCCACATCCTGCTCCCCTGCCCCTCTCTCTGGTACGAAAACCACCTGGTCGCCCCCGGCGTGGACGTCTACGGGGTCTCCTTCCCCGGCGCCCCCGGCGTGATCATCGGGCACAACCCCGGCATCGCCTGGGGGTTCACCAACGTGATGCTGGACGACGCGGACTTTTTCTTCGAGAGGGTGGACGGGGAGCGGGTGATGTTCCGCGGGAAATGGATCCCCATGACGAAGCGCGTCGAGAGGATCCGGGTCCGGGGGCGGAAGGAGGAGACGGTCACCGTGTGGGAGACGGCGCACGGCCCCGTCCTTTCCCCGGTCCTTGCGGGGGTGTCCGCCGCGCTGTCGTTCCGTTGGGTGGGGTTCGACGGCGGCGACCCGGTGGGCGCGCTGTACGCGTTGAACCACGCCCGCAACCGGATGGAGTTTCTGGATGCCGTCTCGCGGTTTCCCCACCCGGCCCAGAACATCGTGTACGCGGACCGGGAGGGGAACATCGGGGTGGTGATGGCCGGGAAGATCCCGGTGCGCAAGGGGGGAAGCGGCCTATTGCCGGTCCCCGGGGATACGGGGGAGTGGGAGTGGACCGGGACGGTCCCGTTCTCCGAAAACCCGAAGGTGTGGAATCCGCCGGAGGGCTACGTAGCCGCCGCCAACTTCCCCCCCGCGGAAAATTCCTACGGACATTACCTCTCCCGGCTTTACGAGCCGCCGGATCGCGGGAAGCGGATCCTCGGGATGCTCGCGGAGGGGGAGAAGTTCTCCGTGGAGAAGTTCGAGCGGATGCAGCGCGACGTTTTCCGGCCGGACGCGGCCCGGGCGGTTTCTCTCGCGGTCCGGGTGGCGAGGCTGCGGGAGAGGG
This portion of the Candidatus Deferrimicrobiaceae bacterium genome encodes:
- a CDS encoding ferritin family protein encodes the protein MPEAPESFDRIVEQCILMEIQAMNLYTTLANRVEDEETARLLRYLAEMEESHVGRLVEIFTEANKDAEKTLSHVDIIKAFRSEAWKMHKARLAGAGLTETSSLDDYLTFAIVSEAHARTHYEQLSAQAKDSPAKEIFRTLSREEATHEEHLKRTQQSFREKR
- a CDS encoding penicillin acylase family protein, whose protein sequence is MNGGALSPAPFRRGVGRLLAASSLLLAACSSFFQTSVPQREGSLSVPGLAAPVEIARDAYGIPHITAANDHDLSFAQGFVHAQDRLFPMDLERRLARGELAEIFGEEALPADRLFRHLGFAARAPGLFASLPEKSKGIVRAYCEGVNAAMESLRAWPVELRLLDAAPRRFTPEDIIAIGLLKSFGLAQWGEEIALYRAVQKLSREMAEDLMPRVPPDSPVIAPAFVASSLPGVSPSVLSDGLASLSRTVGDLPRAGGSNAWAVSGGKSATGRPLLANDPHILLPCPSLWYENHLVAPGVDVYGVSFPGAPGVIIGHNPGIAWGFTNVMLDDADFFFERVDGERVMFRGKWIPMTKRVERIRVRGRKEETVTVWETAHGPVLSPVLAGVSAALSFRWVGFDGGDPVGALYALNHARNRMEFLDAVSRFPHPAQNIVYADREGNIGVVMAGKIPVRKGGSGLLPVPGDTGEWEWTGTVPFSENPKVWNPPEGYVAAANFPPAENSYGHYLSRLYEPPDRGKRILGMLAEGEKFSVEKFERMQRDVFRPDAARAVSLAVRVARLRERESQDFGDAARILSGWDLRVSGDSPGASLFEVFYEKMIENAFRDDLGPELFEETTRTSRLLWNAMDRAIDRGDSPFLANRETGYKETLDDLAARSLLDAMAFLKYRLGNVSSTWRWDRLHQVTFEHPFGKKRYLRRWFNIGPHPVPGDGRTVFKEEFRHGTDFHVLVGPSMRQVVPLGFR